A window from Methylocystis sp. MJC1 encodes these proteins:
- a CDS encoding DUF2252 domain-containing protein, protein MTEIDWQDLGHRDAAGLDRRDCYKLGKRLREAVPREALAEFAPPEIRDPIAIIAETERPRLQSLLPMRREAMTELAFAFLRGAADVMAFDLASQLTPGVTAQACGDCHLMNFGAFSSPEGNVLFDVNDFDETLPHVDIIFDLRRLATSVAVAALDMNFSKSEARQFARRTVKTYRIRMLELAAMSPIEVWNVRVHLRDIVKALRDRVLHDKLSAAIYEGKGAQDRIDGLPKIEKVGDGWRFVEKPPKLQHLESMRDPGADVDLPKLFERLVQDGLQAPFATLFERYRLCDTAFKAVGVGSVGTFCAIGLYMSEDEQPLALQIKEARPSVLERFGQGGWKESQGKRVTTGQRVMQAASDIFLAHAEEPETGRRFYMRHLKTRRLGSISELLKDEAFPRYAELCGSTLARAHARSSRPAVLAGYMGKGEAFEDALASFAMLYAKQTKDDFDAYCAAQST, encoded by the coding sequence ATGACGGAAATCGATTGGCAAGACCTCGGACATCGCGACGCAGCCGGCCTTGACCGGCGCGACTGCTACAAGCTTGGAAAACGCTTGCGCGAAGCGGTCCCGCGCGAGGCCCTGGCGGAATTCGCGCCCCCTGAAATTCGCGATCCAATCGCGATCATCGCCGAGACGGAACGCCCACGTCTGCAATCCCTGCTGCCCATGCGGCGCGAGGCGATGACGGAATTGGCCTTCGCGTTCCTGCGCGGCGCGGCCGATGTCATGGCCTTCGATCTCGCAAGCCAGCTCACGCCCGGCGTGACCGCGCAGGCTTGCGGCGATTGCCATTTGATGAACTTCGGCGCTTTCTCGTCGCCGGAAGGTAATGTCCTCTTCGACGTCAATGACTTCGACGAGACTCTGCCGCATGTCGACATCATCTTCGACCTGCGCCGCTTGGCGACGAGCGTCGCAGTCGCGGCGCTCGACATGAATTTCTCCAAGAGCGAAGCGCGCCAATTTGCGCGCCGCACGGTCAAGACCTATCGCATTCGCATGCTGGAGCTCGCGGCCATGTCGCCGATCGAGGTCTGGAACGTGCGCGTTCATTTGCGCGACATTGTCAAAGCCCTGCGCGACCGCGTGCTGCACGACAAGCTCAGCGCGGCGATCTATGAGGGAAAAGGCGCGCAGGACCGCATCGACGGCCTGCCGAAAATCGAAAAGGTCGGCGACGGCTGGCGCTTCGTCGAAAAGCCGCCGAAGCTTCAACATCTCGAGTCGATGCGCGACCCCGGCGCGGATGTGGATTTGCCGAAGCTCTTCGAGCGTCTTGTCCAAGATGGTCTACAGGCGCCCTTCGCCACGCTTTTCGAGCGCTATCGGCTGTGCGACACGGCCTTCAAGGCCGTGGGGGTCGGCAGCGTCGGCACTTTCTGCGCGATCGGCCTCTATATGTCGGAGGACGAACAGCCCCTCGCTTTACAGATCAAGGAAGCGCGGCCTTCCGTGCTGGAGCGTTTCGGCCAGGGAGGCTGGAAAGAGTCGCAAGGAAAGCGCGTGACCACGGGACAGCGGGTCATGCAGGCGGCCTCGGATATTTTCCTCGCCCATGCGGAGGAGCCGGAAACCGGCCGGCGCTTCTATATGCGCCATCTCAAGACGCGCCGTCTCGGCTCGATCTCTGAACTGCTGAAGGACGAAGCCTTCCCGCGTTACGCGGAGCTCTGCGGCAGCACGTTGGCGCGCGCCCATGCGCGCTCGTCACGCCCCGCCGTGCTCGCGGGCTATATGGGCAAGGGAGAGGCCTTTGAGGACGCGCTGGCCTCTTTCGCCATGCTCTACGCGAAGCAGACGAAAGACGATTTTGACGCTTATTGCGCCGCGCAGTCCACGTAA
- a CDS encoding sensor histidine kinase, with product MSDTDTFPDAGEARGAASDCGAIKDQAYALERMQLALDAGRTGVWDWNLVTGAVHLDARVRQLWGLHDDTEPSFDVFRNALHPQDRRRSKEAVGLALDPTFEGDYEIEYRVVGVKDKIERWVSIRGRTFFENGRPVRILGTARDITERKTREQHVRVLLRELVHRSKNLLAVVQAMSRQTAAGAPSVEEFQRKFSARLQALSMAHDLLVSQDWRGASMRELVDAQLAYCMDVPKDDLPEHARIEGPKINLKPEAAQNIGLALHELATNALSYGALSVPEGSVSLTWDFDGDRLNIEWRESGGPPLVAPPKEGFGHKVVKKLVAQALDGECTLSFPPDGLIWTLSIPASFAMRRE from the coding sequence GTGAGCGATACGGACACATTCCCGGACGCCGGCGAGGCGCGCGGCGCGGCTTCGGACTGCGGCGCGATCAAGGATCAGGCCTATGCGCTCGAGCGCATGCAGCTCGCGCTCGACGCCGGCCGCACGGGCGTCTGGGACTGGAATCTCGTGACCGGCGCGGTGCATCTCGACGCCCGCGTGCGCCAGCTCTGGGGCCTCCACGACGACACCGAACCGAGCTTCGACGTCTTCCGCAACGCGCTGCATCCGCAGGATAGGCGCCGCAGCAAGGAGGCGGTCGGCCTCGCGCTCGATCCCACCTTCGAAGGCGATTATGAGATCGAATATCGCGTCGTTGGCGTGAAGGACAAGATCGAGCGCTGGGTGTCGATCCGCGGTCGCACCTTCTTCGAGAATGGGCGGCCGGTGCGCATCCTCGGCACGGCGCGCGACATCACCGAGCGTAAGACGCGCGAGCAGCATGTGCGCGTGCTGCTGCGTGAATTGGTGCATCGCTCGAAGAACTTATTGGCGGTCGTGCAGGCCATGTCGCGGCAGACGGCGGCGGGCGCTCCATCCGTGGAAGAGTTCCAGCGCAAGTTCAGCGCGCGCCTTCAGGCGCTCTCCATGGCGCATGACCTTCTCGTCTCGCAGGATTGGCGCGGCGCTTCCATGCGCGAATTGGTGGACGCGCAGCTCGCCTATTGCATGGACGTTCCCAAGGACGACCTTCCTGAGCATGCGCGGATCGAGGGGCCAAAGATCAATCTCAAGCCGGAGGCTGCGCAGAACATCGGCCTGGCGTTGCATGAACTTGCCACCAATGCGCTGAGCTATGGCGCGCTCTCTGTGCCGGAGGGAAGCGTCTCGCTGACATGGGACTTCGACGGCGACCGGCTCAACATCGAATGGCGCGAGAGCGGCGGACCGCCGCTCGTCGCGCCGCCGAAGGAAGGCTTCGGGCATAAGGTAGTCAAGAAACTTGTCGCGCAGGCGCTCGATGGCGAATGCACATTGAGCTTCCCGCCGGACGGGCTGATCTGGACGCTGTCGATCCCCGCGAGCTTCGCGATGCGGCGGGAATAG